In Papaver somniferum cultivar HN1 chromosome 1, ASM357369v1, whole genome shotgun sequence, a genomic segment contains:
- the LOC113322003 gene encoding probable arabinose 5-phosphate isomerase, which produces MGSVPHSTSAYDLSFYTNSSSEESSVNPKDLRLFFESQQKYLNYFFQNLDLSQTLTFTQTLLSSKGTIFFSGVGKSGFVSQKISQTLVSLGVRSSFLSPTDALHGDIGILSRSDILVLFSKSGNTEELMKLVPCAKAKGAYLISVTSYQGNLLSAVCDFNVHLPLEREICPFDLAPVTSTAIQMVFGDTVAIALMSAKNLSRDEYAANHPAGRIGKRLIFKVKDVMKKQEELPLCMEDDMIMDQLVELTSKGCGCILVIDDEHHLVGTFTDGDLRRTLKASGEGFFKLTVGQMCNRNPRIIDPEAMAVEAMQKMESPPSPVHFLPVVNHQNVVIGIITLHGLVSAGL; this is translated from the exons atgggaTCTGTACCACATTCAACATCCGCATACGATCTCTCATTCTATACCAATTCCTCCTCCGAAGAATCATCAGTAAACCCAAAAGATTTACGACTTTTCTTCGAATCACAACAAAAATACCTAAACTACTTTTTCCAAAATCTGGATTTATCACAAACCTTAACATTTACACAAACTTTGTTAAGTTCTAAAGGAACCATCTTCTTCAGCGGTGTTGGTAAATCAGGATTTGTATCACAAAagatctcacaaaccttagtttcATTGGGTGTTAGATCTAGTTTCTTATCACCAACAGATGCATTACATGGAGATATTGGTATATTATCAAGATCTGATATTCTTGTGTTATTTAGTAAGTCTGGTAATActgaagaattaatgaaattagtaCCTTGTGCCAAAGCTAAAGGAGCCTATTTAATTTCTGTTACTAGTTATCAAGGAAATTTGTTATCTGCTGTTTGTGATTTTAATGTACATTTACCTTTGGAGAGGGAGATATGTCCTTTTGATTTAGCTCCTGTTACCAGTACGGCCATTCAGATGGTATTTGGTGATACGGTTGCGATTGCCTTGATGAGTGCAAAGAATTTGTCTAGAGATGAATATGCTGCTAATCATCCTGCTGGAAGGATTGGGAAAAGACTCATTTTTAAG GTCAAGGATGTTATGAAGAAGCAAGAAGAACTTCCGTTATGCATGGAAGATGATATGATAATGGATCAACTCGTGGAACTTACGAGTAAAGGATGTGGCTGTATACTAGTTATCGACGACGAACACCATCTAGTCGGCACATTTACTGATGGAGATCTGCGGCGAACACTCAAAGCCAGTGGTGAAGGTTTCTTCAAGCTTACCGTTGGGCAAATGTGCAACAG GAACCCCAGAATTATCGATCCAGAGGCGATGGCGGTGGAAGCAATGCAGAAAATGGAATCTCCACCATCACCGGTGCATTTTCTGCCGGTCGTTAATCATCAAAATGTTGTAATTGGTATCATCACATTGCATGGATTAGTCTCAGCAGGTCTGTAA